The following are encoded together in the Magnetospirillum gryphiswaldense MSR-1 v2 genome:
- the ccmB gene encoding heme exporter protein CcmB has protein sequence MIRFFEVVRRDLRLALRQGSDSLMVVTFFVLTVVLFPFGIGPEAGILERVAAGVLWVTALLASMLSLDRLFQTDYEDGSLELLVLTPTSLMVVVLAKVLAHWLTTGLPLLAAAPILAVLLHMNADGFAILMLTMLIGTPVLSLIGAIGAALVLGARRGGVLVSLLILPLYVPVLIFGVGAIDAAVQGLSAEPHLLILGALLAACLPLAPWATAAALRQALE, from the coding sequence ATGATCCGCTTTTTCGAAGTGGTGCGCCGCGACCTGCGCCTAGCCCTGCGCCAGGGCTCGGACAGCTTGATGGTGGTGACCTTCTTCGTCCTCACCGTGGTTTTGTTCCCCTTCGGCATCGGCCCCGAGGCCGGCATTCTGGAACGGGTCGCCGCCGGTGTGCTGTGGGTGACGGCATTGCTGGCGTCCATGCTGTCGCTGGACCGATTGTTCCAGACCGATTACGAGGATGGCTCGCTGGAATTGCTGGTGCTCACCCCCACCTCGTTGATGGTGGTGGTCTTGGCCAAGGTGCTGGCCCATTGGCTGACCACCGGCCTGCCGCTGCTGGCGGCGGCGCCCATCCTGGCCGTGCTGCTGCACATGAATGCCGACGGCTTCGCCATCCTGATGCTGACCATGCTGATCGGCACCCCGGTGCTGTCGCTGATCGGCGCCATCGGCGCCGCCCTGGTGCTGGGGGCCCGGCGCGGCGGCGTGCTGGTGTCGCTGCTGATCCTGCCGCTTTACGTCCCGGTGTTGATCTTTGGCGTCGGCGCCATCGACGCGGCGGTGCAGGGTTTGTCAGCCGAGCCGCATCTGCTGATCCTGGGCGCACTGTTGGCCGCCTGCCTGCCGCTGGCACCGTGGGCGACCGCCGCCGCGCTGCGGCAGGCGCTGGAATAG
- the ccmA gene encoding heme ABC exporter ATP-binding protein CcmA, which translates to MDTTEKLPPFSGHGLGCIRGGRVVFAGLDFAVAPGEALVLLGPNGSGKSSLLRVMAGLLKPAAGKLAWGEVATGAEPELHAARTHYVGHHDAVKTVLSVAENIRFWARLHQPDAGLAQGAVENALARFGLAHLRDIPGKLLSAGQKRRTNLARLLAAPSPLWLLDEPTTALDRHNIKVLETVFAEHRAAGGMVVLSTHQDVDLPGARTLHLDDFALDAEDTQS; encoded by the coding sequence ATGGACACGACTGAAAAGCTCCCCCCGTTTTCCGGCCACGGCCTGGGCTGCATCCGCGGCGGTCGGGTGGTGTTCGCCGGATTGGATTTCGCCGTGGCGCCGGGCGAGGCTTTGGTGCTGCTCGGCCCCAACGGCTCGGGCAAATCCAGCCTGCTGCGGGTCATGGCCGGACTGTTGAAGCCGGCGGCGGGCAAACTGGCTTGGGGCGAGGTGGCCACCGGGGCCGAACCGGAACTGCACGCCGCCCGCACCCATTATGTCGGCCATCACGATGCGGTGAAGACAGTGTTGTCGGTGGCGGAAAACATCCGTTTCTGGGCCCGGCTGCACCAACCCGACGCCGGCTTGGCCCAAGGTGCGGTGGAGAATGCGCTGGCCCGCTTCGGCCTGGCCCATCTGCGCGACATTCCCGGCAAGCTGCTGTCGGCGGGACAGAAGCGCCGCACCAATCTGGCCCGCCTGCTGGCGGCGCCGTCGCCGCTGTGGCTGCTGGACGAGCCGACCACGGCGCTGGACCGCCACAACATCAAGGTGCTGGAAACGGTGTTCGCCGAACATCGGGCGGCGGGCGGCATGGTGGTGCTGTCCACCCACCAGGACGTCGACCTGCCCGGTGCCCGCACCCTGCACCTGGACGATTTCGCCCTTGACGCCGAGGACACGCAGTCATGA
- the ccmD gene encoding heme exporter protein CcmD, which translates to MADMTAFFAMGGHGGYVWPAYGLAVVVLVALLVASIRAVRKQERDLETIQSLRPTRRRRNTANQGEQA; encoded by the coding sequence ATGGCTGATATGACCGCATTTTTCGCCATGGGCGGCCATGGCGGCTATGTCTGGCCCGCCTATGGTCTGGCCGTAGTGGTACTGGTGGCTTTGCTGGTGGCCTCGATCCGCGCCGTGCGCAAGCAGGAACGCGACCTGGAGACCATCCAAAGCCTGCGTCCGACCCGGCGGCGGCGCAACACCGCCAACCAAGGTGAACAAGCATGA
- a CDS encoding DMT family transporter, which produces MSWVYLFFAGLLEVAWAMGLKASDGFSRPLISLATIAAIIASLGLLGLAVRTLPVGTAYAVWSGIGILGTTALGLLFLNEAASPARLGCIALIAIGIIGLKVLHP; this is translated from the coding sequence ATGTCCTGGGTCTATCTGTTTTTCGCCGGTCTTCTGGAAGTGGCCTGGGCCATGGGCCTGAAGGCCAGCGACGGCTTTTCCCGCCCTTTGATTTCACTGGCGACCATTGCCGCCATCATCGCCAGCCTGGGCCTGCTGGGTCTGGCGGTGCGCACCTTGCCGGTGGGCACCGCCTATGCGGTGTGGAGCGGCATCGGCATTCTGGGCACCACCGCCTTGGGCCTTTTGTTCCTGAACGAAGCGGCCTCTCCGGCCCGGCTGGGCTGCATCGCCCTGATCGCCATCGGCATCATCGGCCTGAAAGTCCTGCACCCATGA
- the paaK gene encoding phenylacetate--CoA ligase PaaK, with protein sequence MSNRLIPPSRDMLDPIEIASRDEIAALQLERLKWSVRHTYDNVAHYRAKCDAKGVHPDDLKSLADLAKFPFTTKEDLRQTYPFGLFATPMDKIVRIHASSGTTGKPTVVGYTQNDIDTWANMVARSIRASGGRPGHKVQIAYGYGLFTGGLGAHYGAERLGCAVIPMSGGQTEKQVQLIRDFEPDIIMVTPSYMLVVLDEMERQGLDPRESSLKVGIFGAEPWTGAMREEIEKRAGIDAVDIYGLSEVMGPGVANECLETKDGPHIWEDHFYPEIINPETGEPVADGQPGELVFTTLTKEGLPVIRYRTRDLTRLLPGTARSFRRMDKITGRSDDMLIIRGVNVFPTQIEEQMLKDVRLSPHYQIEVFRDGHMDGLVVNVEPRPELFLDDAAMADISKTLSGHIKSLVGISTKVRVLDPNTIPRSMGKAKRVIDNRPKP encoded by the coding sequence ATGAGCAACCGTCTGATCCCGCCGTCGCGCGACATGCTGGACCCCATCGAGATCGCCAGCCGCGACGAAATCGCCGCCCTTCAGCTGGAACGGCTGAAATGGTCGGTGCGTCACACCTATGACAACGTCGCCCATTACCGGGCCAAGTGCGATGCCAAGGGGGTGCACCCCGATGATCTGAAAAGCCTGGCCGATCTGGCCAAGTTCCCCTTCACCACCAAGGAGGATCTGCGCCAGACCTATCCCTTCGGGCTGTTCGCCACGCCCATGGACAAAATCGTGCGCATCCATGCCAGTTCCGGTACCACCGGCAAGCCCACCGTGGTCGGCTATACCCAGAACGACATCGACACCTGGGCCAACATGGTGGCGCGCTCGATCCGCGCCTCGGGCGGGCGGCCCGGCCACAAGGTGCAAATCGCCTATGGCTACGGCCTGTTCACCGGCGGTCTTGGCGCCCATTACGGCGCGGAACGCCTGGGCTGCGCCGTCATCCCCATGTCCGGCGGCCAGACGGAAAAGCAGGTGCAGTTGATCCGCGATTTCGAGCCCGACATCATCATGGTCACCCCCAGCTATATGCTGGTGGTCCTTGATGAAATGGAACGCCAGGGTCTGGACCCGCGCGAAAGTTCATTGAAGGTGGGCATCTTCGGCGCCGAGCCGTGGACGGGCGCCATGCGCGAGGAAATCGAGAAGCGCGCCGGCATCGACGCCGTCGACATCTATGGCCTGTCGGAAGTGATGGGGCCGGGCGTCGCCAATGAATGCCTGGAAACCAAGGACGGCCCGCATATCTGGGAAGACCATTTCTACCCCGAGATCATCAACCCGGAAACCGGCGAGCCGGTGGCCGACGGCCAGCCGGGCGAGCTGGTCTTCACCACCCTGACCAAGGAAGGCCTGCCGGTCATCCGCTATCGCACCCGCGATCTGACCCGGCTGCTGCCGGGCACGGCGCGGTCGTTCCGGCGCATGGACAAGATCACCGGGCGCTCCGACGACATGCTGATCATCCGCGGCGTCAACGTCTTCCCCACCCAGATCGAGGAACAGATGCTGAAGGACGTGCGGCTGTCGCCGCATTATCAGATCGAGGTGTTCCGCGACGGCCACATGGACGGTCTGGTGGTCAATGTCGAACCCCGGCCCGAATTGTTCCTGGACGACGCGGCCATGGCCGACATCTCCAAGACCCTGTCGGGGCACATCAAAAGCCTGGTCGGCATCAGCACCAAGGTCCGGGTGCTCGATCCCAACACCATCCCGCGTTCCATGGGTAAGGCCAAGCGGGTGATCGACAACCGGCCCAAGCCTTAA
- a CDS encoding heme lyase CcmF/NrfE family subunit: MIAEIGHFALILALAVALVQAVVPLIGASRGNAAWMALSGPTSAAQVLLVAISFAALTHAYVTSDFSVMNVAQNSHTDKPMLYKVAGVWGNHEGSLLLWITILAVFGGAVTLFGRNLPPGLKSRALAVQAMITVGFLLFILLTSNPFERLEPPPLNGQGLNPLLQDPGLAFHPPLLYLGYVGFSMAFSFAIAALIEGRVDAAWARWVRPWTLAAWVFLTCGIALGSWWAYYELGWGGWWYWDPVENASFMPWLAGTALLHSAVVVEKRDALKSWTILLAITAFGLSLLGTFLVRSGVITSVHAFATDPARGVFILGLLVVAIGGSFLLYALRAPALKTGGLFAPLSREGTLLLNNVLMATGAGTVLLGTLYPLFADALNLGKVSVGPPFFNAVFLPLMVPMVLAMAVGPLMSWKRGDLAGALSRLKIAGALAVAAAIATWVLQGGSLGPWWAAGGMALAVWLFLGVLTELAERIRLFRAPFSQSLSRLAKLPRSAWGMTITHAGLAVFIAGMTASSAWKLESVQSQKIGETITVAGYAFTLKDVQSVQGPNYLASRGTFEVTKDGKPFAVMQPQKRQYKSPPMPTTEAAIETTFLGDVYAVVGDAGGDGGYVTRLYFNPLVVWMWAGTGMMVLGGLVSLSDRRHRVGAPTRARLPAHSVRA, encoded by the coding sequence ATGATCGCCGAAATCGGCCATTTCGCCCTTATTCTCGCCTTGGCCGTGGCCCTGGTGCAGGCGGTGGTGCCGCTGATCGGCGCCAGTCGCGGCAATGCCGCCTGGATGGCCCTGTCGGGACCGACCTCGGCCGCCCAGGTGCTGCTGGTGGCCATCAGCTTCGCCGCCCTGACCCACGCCTATGTCACCTCGGATTTCTCGGTGATGAACGTGGCCCAGAACAGCCACACCGACAAGCCCATGCTGTACAAGGTGGCCGGCGTCTGGGGCAACCACGAGGGCTCGCTGCTGCTGTGGATCACCATCCTGGCGGTGTTCGGCGGCGCGGTCACGCTTTTCGGGCGCAACCTGCCGCCGGGGCTGAAGTCCCGCGCGCTGGCCGTGCAGGCCATGATCACCGTGGGCTTTTTGCTGTTCATCCTGCTCACCTCGAATCCGTTCGAACGGCTGGAACCGCCGCCGCTCAACGGCCAGGGCCTGAACCCGCTGTTGCAGGACCCCGGTCTCGCCTTCCACCCGCCCTTGCTGTATCTGGGCTATGTGGGCTTTTCCATGGCCTTCTCCTTCGCCATCGCCGCCTTGATCGAAGGTCGCGTCGATGCCGCCTGGGCGCGGTGGGTGCGGCCCTGGACCCTGGCCGCCTGGGTGTTCCTGACCTGCGGCATCGCTTTGGGCTCGTGGTGGGCCTATTACGAATTGGGCTGGGGCGGCTGGTGGTATTGGGACCCAGTGGAAAACGCCTCGTTCATGCCGTGGCTGGCCGGCACCGCGCTGTTGCATTCGGCGGTGGTGGTGGAAAAGCGCGACGCGCTGAAAAGCTGGACCATCTTGTTGGCCATCACCGCTTTCGGCCTGTCGCTGCTGGGTACCTTCCTGGTGCGCTCGGGCGTCATCACCTCGGTCCATGCCTTCGCCACCGATCCGGCCCGTGGCGTGTTCATCCTGGGCTTGCTGGTGGTGGCCATCGGCGGCTCGTTCCTGCTTTATGCATTGCGCGCCCCGGCCTTGAAGACCGGCGGCCTGTTCGCGCCGTTGTCGCGTGAAGGCACGCTGTTGCTCAACAACGTGCTGATGGCCACCGGGGCCGGCACCGTGCTGTTGGGCACGCTGTATCCGCTGTTCGCCGACGCCCTCAATTTGGGCAAGGTGTCGGTGGGACCGCCCTTCTTCAACGCCGTCTTCCTGCCGTTGATGGTGCCCATGGTGCTGGCCATGGCGGTGGGGCCGTTGATGTCGTGGAAGCGCGGCGATCTGGCCGGCGCCTTGTCGCGGCTGAAGATCGCCGGTGCCTTGGCGGTAGCCGCCGCCATCGCCACCTGGGTATTGCAAGGCGGTAGTCTTGGCCCATGGTGGGCCGCCGGCGGCATGGCCCTGGCGGTGTGGCTGTTCCTTGGCGTGCTGACCGAACTGGCCGAGCGTATCCGCCTGTTCCGTGCCCCCTTCAGCCAGTCCCTGTCGCGTCTGGCCAAGCTGCCGCGCTCCGCCTGGGGCATGACCATCACCCATGCGGGCCTTGCGGTGTTCATCGCCGGCATGACCGCGTCGTCGGCATGGAAGCTGGAATCGGTGCAGTCGCAAAAGATCGGCGAGACCATCACCGTCGCCGGCTATGCCTTCACCCTGAAGGACGTGCAAAGCGTGCAAGGCCCCAATTATCTGGCCTCGCGCGGCACCTTCGAGGTGACCAAGGACGGCAAGCCCTTCGCCGTCATGCAGCCGCAGAAGCGCCAGTACAAATCCCCGCCCATGCCGACCACCGAGGCGGCCATCGAGACCACCTTCCTGGGCGACGTCTATGCCGTGGTCGGCGATGCCGGCGGTGATGGCGGTTATGTCACCCGGCTTTACTTCAACCCGCTGGTGGTGTGGATGTGGGCCGGCACCGGCATGATGGTCCTGGGCGGGCTGGTGTCGCTGAGCGATCGCCGCCACCGCGTCGGCGCCCCCACCCGGGCCCGGCTTCCCGCCCATTCGGTGAGGGCCTGA
- a CDS encoding DsbE family thiol:disulfide interchange protein, translating into MRRLLYLLPVAVFGILALFFLRGLTLNPREIPSVLINRPVPEMNLPPLPGRGDNTGLATADLKGRVSLVNIYGSWCIACVQEHPYLMKIKQTGIVPIHGIDWRDDPVEGAKWLKKHGDPYERVGVDPAPGRTAIDFGVTGAPETFIVDKAGIIRYKHIGPVTPEAWEKTLLPIIKELSK; encoded by the coding sequence ATGCGCCGTCTGCTTTATCTGCTGCCCGTGGCCGTGTTCGGCATCCTTGCTCTGTTCTTCCTGCGCGGTCTCACCCTCAACCCGCGGGAAATTCCCTCGGTGCTGATCAACCGTCCGGTGCCCGAAATGAACTTACCGCCGCTGCCCGGTCGCGGCGACAACACCGGGCTGGCCACGGCGGATTTGAAAGGCCGGGTGTCGCTGGTCAACATCTATGGCTCGTGGTGTATCGCCTGCGTGCAGGAACACCCCTATCTGATGAAAATCAAGCAGACCGGCATCGTCCCCATCCACGGCATCGACTGGCGCGATGACCCGGTCGAGGGGGCCAAGTGGCTGAAGAAGCACGGCGATCCCTATGAACGGGTCGGCGTCGATCCGGCCCCGGGGCGCACCGCCATCGATTTCGGCGTCACCGGCGCGCCCGAGACCTTCATCGTCGATAAGGCCGGCATCATCCGTTACAAGCATATCGGCCCGGTCACCCCCGAAGCATGGGAAAAGACCCTGCTGCCGATCATCAAGGAACTGAGCAAATGA
- the ccmE gene encoding cytochrome c maturation protein CcmE — protein sequence MTRKKRRLYFVILGLLAVGTAAALVLSALRQDIVFFFSPTEILEAKVQTEGRRIRLGGLVEQGSVVKDGAKVRFKVTDGAHSLPVEFEGLLPDLFREGQGVVTEGRMGTGVFLASEVLAKHDENYMPKEVADSLKKSGHWQGEEKK from the coding sequence ATGACCCGCAAGAAGCGCCGCCTTTATTTCGTCATCCTCGGCCTGCTGGCGGTGGGTACCGCCGCCGCCCTGGTGCTGTCGGCCCTGCGCCAGGATATCGTCTTCTTCTTCAGCCCGACCGAGATCCTGGAGGCCAAGGTGCAGACCGAGGGCCGCCGCATCCGCCTGGGCGGATTGGTGGAACAAGGCAGCGTGGTCAAGGACGGCGCCAAGGTACGCTTCAAGGTCACCGACGGCGCCCATTCGCTGCCGGTGGAATTTGAAGGCCTGCTGCCCGATCTGTTCCGCGAGGGTCAGGGCGTGGTCACCGAGGGCCGCATGGGCACGGGCGTGTTCCTGGCCTCGGAAGTCCTGGCCAAGCACGACGAGAATTACATGCCCAAGGAAGTGGCGGACAGCCTGAAGAAGTCCGGCCATTGGCAGGGCGAGGAAAAGAAATAG
- the acnB gene encoding bifunctional aconitate hydratase 2/2-methylisocitrate dehydratase: MLEAYRQHVAERAALGIPPLPLSAKQTEELVALLQNPPKGEEQVLVDLITYRVPAGVDDAARVKATFLAEVSAGTIKCSLISRVKATELLGTMLGGFNIQPLIRLLGDAECGAAAAEGLKKTLLVFDYFHDVKDLADKGNADAKGVLQSWADAEWFTSRPEVPESLTVTIFKVTGETNTDDLSPAPDAWSRPDIPLHALAMLKNARPGIEPEEAGVRGPVKFLEDLRAKGNLVAYVGDVVGTGSSRKSATNSVLWFTGEDIPFVPNKRFGGVCLGTKIAPIFYNTMEDAGALPIELDVNQMDMGDVVELRPYDGKALKNGKVIAEFKVKSDVIFDEVRAGGRIPLIIGRGLTAKARDALGLPASTLFRLPQAPVDSGKGYSLAQKMVGRACGLPEGKGMRPGTYCEPKMTTVGSQDTTGPMTRDELKDLACLGFSADLVMQSFCHTAAYPKLVDVQTHRTLPEFISTRGGVALRPGDGVIHSWLNRLLMPDTVGTGGDSHTRFPIGISFPAGSGLVAFAAATGVMPLDMPESVLVRFKGEMQPGVTLRDLVNAIPLYAIRSGLLTVEKKGKKNIFSGRILEIEGLPNLKVEQAFELSDASAERSAAACSVRLSKDPIIEYMTSNITLMKWMIAEGYQDARTLGRRIKAMEAWIANPALLEPDADAEYAAVIEIDLADIKEPIVACPNDPDDVKLLSEVAGDQIDEVFIGSCMTNIGHFRAAGKVLDGKSDIPTRLWIAPPTKMDATILNEEGYYSILGKSGARMEMPGCSLCMGNQAQIRKGSTAMSTSTRNFPNRLGIDTRVYLGSAELAAVCALMGKIPTVAEYMAQVSGLAAKATDVYRYMNFDQIAEFRDIAATVTV; this comes from the coding sequence GTGCTTGAAGCCTATCGCCAGCATGTCGCCGAACGTGCCGCCCTCGGGATTCCGCCCCTGCCGCTGTCGGCCAAGCAGACCGAGGAACTGGTCGCCTTGCTGCAAAACCCGCCCAAGGGGGAAGAGCAGGTCCTGGTCGACCTGATCACCTACCGTGTGCCCGCCGGTGTCGATGACGCCGCCCGCGTCAAGGCCACCTTCCTGGCCGAAGTCAGCGCCGGCACCATCAAGTGCAGCCTGATCAGCCGGGTCAAGGCCACCGAATTGCTGGGCACCATGCTGGGTGGTTTCAACATTCAGCCGCTGATCCGCCTGTTGGGTGATGCCGAATGCGGCGCCGCCGCCGCCGAGGGTCTGAAGAAGACCCTGCTGGTGTTCGACTATTTCCACGACGTCAAGGATCTGGCCGACAAGGGCAATGCCGACGCCAAGGGCGTGCTGCAATCCTGGGCTGACGCCGAATGGTTCACCAGCCGTCCGGAAGTCCCTGAAAGCCTGACCGTCACCATCTTCAAGGTGACCGGCGAGACCAACACCGACGATCTGTCGCCGGCCCCCGACGCCTGGAGCCGCCCCGACATCCCGCTGCACGCTTTGGCCATGCTGAAGAACGCCCGCCCCGGCATCGAGCCGGAAGAAGCCGGCGTGCGCGGTCCCGTCAAGTTCCTGGAAGATTTGCGCGCCAAGGGCAATCTGGTCGCCTATGTGGGCGATGTGGTCGGCACCGGCTCGTCGCGTAAATCCGCCACCAACTCGGTGTTGTGGTTCACCGGCGAGGACATCCCCTTCGTCCCCAACAAGCGTTTCGGCGGTGTCTGCCTGGGCACCAAGATCGCGCCGATCTTCTACAACACCATGGAAGATGCCGGCGCCCTGCCCATCGAGCTGGACGTCAACCAGATGGACATGGGCGACGTGGTCGAACTGCGTCCCTATGACGGCAAGGCGCTGAAGAACGGCAAGGTCATCGCCGAATTCAAGGTCAAGTCCGACGTGATCTTCGACGAAGTGCGCGCCGGCGGCCGTATTCCGCTGATCATCGGTCGCGGCCTGACCGCCAAGGCGCGCGACGCCCTGGGTCTGCCGGCCAGCACCTTGTTCCGTCTGCCCCAGGCCCCCGTCGATAGCGGCAAGGGCTATTCCCTGGCGCAGAAGATGGTCGGTCGCGCCTGTGGCTTGCCGGAAGGCAAGGGCATGCGTCCGGGCACCTATTGCGAGCCCAAGATGACCACCGTGGGGTCGCAGGACACCACCGGCCCGATGACCCGCGACGAGCTGAAGGATCTGGCTTGCCTGGGCTTCTCCGCCGATCTGGTCATGCAGTCGTTCTGCCACACCGCCGCCTATCCCAAGCTGGTGGACGTGCAGACCCACCGCACGCTGCCGGAATTCATCTCGACCCGTGGCGGCGTGGCCCTGCGCCCCGGTGACGGCGTCATCCATTCCTGGCTCAACCGTCTGCTGATGCCCGACACCGTCGGCACCGGCGGCGATTCGCACACCCGCTTCCCCATCGGCATTTCCTTCCCCGCCGGCTCCGGTCTGGTGGCCTTCGCCGCCGCTACCGGCGTCATGCCGTTGGACATGCCGGAATCGGTGCTGGTGCGCTTCAAGGGCGAGATGCAGCCCGGCGTCACCCTGCGCGATCTGGTCAACGCCATCCCCCTTTACGCCATCCGCTCTGGCCTGCTGACGGTGGAAAAGAAGGGCAAGAAGAACATCTTCTCCGGTCGTATCCTGGAAATCGAGGGTCTGCCCAACCTCAAGGTGGAACAGGCCTTCGAGCTGTCGGACGCCTCGGCCGAACGTTCCGCCGCCGCCTGCTCGGTGCGTCTGTCCAAGGACCCGATCATCGAGTACATGACCTCCAACATCACCCTGATGAAGTGGATGATCGCGGAAGGCTATCAGGACGCCCGCACCCTGGGTCGCCGCATCAAGGCCATGGAAGCCTGGATCGCCAACCCGGCCCTGCTGGAACCCGATGCCGATGCCGAATATGCCGCCGTGATCGAGATCGATCTGGCCGACATCAAGGAACCCATCGTCGCCTGCCCGAACGATCCCGACGACGTCAAGTTGCTGTCGGAAGTCGCCGGCGACCAGATCGACGAAGTGTTCATCGGCTCGTGCATGACCAATATCGGCCACTTCCGCGCCGCCGGTAAGGTTCTGGACGGCAAGAGTGACATCCCCACCCGTCTGTGGATCGCACCGCCGACCAAGATGGATGCCACCATCTTGAACGAGGAAGGCTATTACAGCATCCTGGGCAAGTCGGGCGCACGCATGGAAATGCCGGGCTGCTCGTTGTGCATGGGCAATCAGGCGCAGATCCGCAAGGGTTCCACCGCCATGTCCACCAGCACCCGCAACTTCCCCAACCGTCTGGGCATCGACACCCGCGTCTATCTCGGCTCCGCCGAGCTGGCCGCCGTCTGCGCCCTGATGGGCAAGATCCCGACCGTGGCCGAGTACATGGCGCAGGTCAGCGGTCTCGCCGCCAAGGCGACCGACGTCTATCGCTACATGAACTTCGACCAGATCGCCGAATTCCGCGATATCGCCGCCACGGTGACCGTGTAA
- a CDS encoding YkgJ family cysteine cluster protein, which translates to MFTPSNDFLAQSCAAAFSALAPKPTEEAANAALDQVFAIAEQSWQARRTSLDYLRGAPPSACKAGCGWCCHQQVGITPLEAVRISAYLRALPADQGQELLDQVNGLNARTRGMSTSQRVESRLACAFLSMDGNCRIYPVRPLRCRGLHSIDAQFCAASHTDPAGMRAKLEAGQLRPVYLSVPEAIFDSALSGVLMGLKRLKITLVSLELTAAVAALAADPRLARRWLGGAAPDRALALVPDKRR; encoded by the coding sequence TTGTTCACGCCCAGCAATGATTTCCTGGCGCAATCCTGCGCCGCCGCCTTTTCCGCCCTGGCGCCCAAGCCGACGGAAGAGGCCGCCAACGCCGCACTGGATCAGGTTTTCGCCATCGCCGAGCAATCCTGGCAGGCGCGCCGCACCAGCCTGGATTATCTGCGCGGCGCCCCGCCTTCGGCTTGCAAGGCCGGCTGCGGCTGGTGCTGTCACCAACAGGTGGGCATCACGCCGTTGGAAGCGGTGCGGATCAGCGCCTATCTGCGCGCCCTGCCCGCCGATCAGGGGCAGGAATTGCTGGATCAGGTCAATGGCCTCAACGCGCGCACCCGGGGCATGAGTACCAGCCAACGGGTGGAAAGCCGACTGGCCTGCGCCTTCTTGTCCATGGACGGCAATTGCCGCATCTATCCGGTACGGCCCTTGCGCTGCCGCGGCCTGCATTCCATCGACGCCCAGTTCTGCGCCGCCTCCCACACCGACCCCGCCGGCATGCGGGCCAAGCTGGAAGCCGGGCAATTGCGCCCGGTCTATCTGTCGGTGCCGGAAGCCATTTTCGATTCCGCCCTGTCGGGGGTGCTGATGGGATTGAAGAGGCTGAAAATCACCCTGGTGTCGCTGGAACTGACGGCGGCGGTGGCCGCCCTGGCCGCCGATCCACGGCTGGCGCGGCGCTGGCTGGGCGGTGCCGCCCCCGATCGCGCCCTGGCCCTGGTGCCCGACAAACGGCGCTGA
- a CDS encoding heme ABC transporter permease, whose translation MHRFANPARFLRIAAFVQPWAMGIAVLSFAAGLWFSLLASPADYQQGETVRIMYIHVPSAWMGMFCYTAMAVFSAMGLIWKHPLADLMARATAPVGAAFTLICLVTGSLWGKPMWGTWWVWDARLTSMLILFFLYLGYMALADAFDDPERGQKAANILALVGVFNVPIIKWSVDWWNTLHQPASVVKMGGPAIDASMMVPLILMALAFKAYWVVVLILRTRAEIAAAKLRTLRMAQVHAAGQTEVELHG comes from the coding sequence ATGCATCGGTTTGCCAATCCCGCCCGTTTCCTGCGTATCGCCGCCTTCGTCCAGCCCTGGGCCATGGGGATCGCGGTCTTGAGTTTCGCCGCCGGCCTGTGGTTTTCGCTGCTGGCCTCGCCCGCCGATTATCAGCAGGGCGAGACCGTGCGTATCATGTATATCCACGTGCCGTCGGCCTGGATGGGCATGTTCTGCTATACCGCCATGGCGGTGTTCTCGGCCATGGGGCTGATCTGGAAACATCCGCTGGCCGACCTGATGGCGCGGGCCACCGCACCGGTGGGTGCCGCCTTCACCCTGATCTGTCTGGTCACCGGGTCGTTGTGGGGCAAGCCCATGTGGGGCACCTGGTGGGTGTGGGACGCGCGGCTGACCAGCATGCTGATCCTGTTTTTCCTCTATCTCGGCTACATGGCCCTGGCCGACGCCTTCGACGACCCGGAACGCGGGCAAAAGGCCGCCAACATCCTGGCCCTGGTCGGCGTCTTCAACGTGCCCATCATCAAATGGTCGGTGGATTGGTGGAACACCCTGCACCAGCCGGCATCGGTGGTGAAGATGGGCGGCCCGGCCATCGACGCCTCGATGATGGTGCCCTTGATCCTGATGGCCTTGGCCTTCAAGGCCTATTGGGTGGTGGTGCTGATCCTGCGCACGCGGGCCGAGATCGCCGCCGCCAAGCTGCGCACCCTGAGGATGGCCCAGGTCCATGCCGCCGGCCAGACGGAGGTTGAACTTCATGGCTGA